A region of Candidatus Delongbacteria bacterium DNA encodes the following proteins:
- a CDS encoding metallophosphoesterase family protein, protein MRRFAVFTDIHGNIEALKAIYSDIISRGISEIYHLGDAIAIGPEPKLTMDFILSNKIIPLKGNHEIYYTDIVNTGTTNVPSGELIHQKWVAEVMGDAYYETICNLDYEIELDTEGVKIHLCHYPFIIENGKFKWFINFDEKIDRLRFTNTDADIYFFGHQHNGSDEIDKDGVRYVNLSSAGATKGNTSTYALVEIHDNSYDVIIKNVEYDKAKVIDRIDELMVPEKEFIKRIFFGVD, encoded by the coding sequence ATGAGAAGATTTGCAGTTTTTACAGATATACATGGTAATATTGAAGCATTGAAGGCTATTTATAGTGATATTATATCCCGTGGAATTTCAGAAATTTATCATTTAGGTGATGCCATTGCAATTGGTCCTGAACCTAAATTAACGATGGATTTTATTTTGAGTAATAAGATTATTCCACTCAAAGGTAATCATGAAATTTATTATACAGATATTGTGAATACAGGCACTACCAACGTACCAAGTGGAGAACTTATACATCAGAAATGGGTTGCGGAAGTAATGGGAGACGCTTATTATGAAACAATTTGCAATTTAGATTATGAAATTGAATTGGATACTGAAGGAGTTAAGATTCATCTTTGTCATTATCCGTTTATCATAGAAAATGGGAAGTTTAAGTGGTTCATTAATTTTGATGAGAAGATAGATCGGTTGAGATTTACCAATACTGACGCTGATATATATTTTTTTGGTCATCAACATAATGGGAGTGATGAGATTGATAAGGATGGAGTCAGATATGTTAACTTGAGTTCGGCTGGGGCAACGAAAGGAAATACTTCTACATATGCTTTAGTCGAAATTCATGATAATTCATATGATGTAATAATAAAGAATGTTGAATATGATAAAGCCAAAGTAATAGATCGAATTGATGAGTTAATGGTTCCAGAGAAGGAATTTATAAAGCGAATATTTTTTGGTGTTGATTAA